The nucleotide window AATTGGAGCGGGAAACGGGATTTGAACCCGCGACTTCAACCTTGGCAAGGTTGCACTCTACCACTGAGTTATTCCCGCTCGTCAAAAGCGAACCACTGTTTACCCGTGCACCTTGTGGGTGTCAAGCGGATTCTAGAAAAATTTAGTCATTTCCCCCGTTAGAGAACTAGCTGTAATTTTTGAGCTATTGGAACAGCTTTACTTTTGGTGCCTTTTTAGTATACCAACGCGCTTTAATTCAGTAAAAAAGGGATTACTCCCTTGACTCCTCAACCGTGTCCCAAATGAGATGGGGTAAGAGAACATGGACGCAAAAGACCTGCAATTCTTCAAGCAAACACTGAACGGCATGCTCGATGACATCCTCAAGAAGAGCGAGGCGACCATCGAGGACATGACGGAATCGGGCGAAGTGTATGCCGATCCGGCAGACCGCGCCACTGCGGAATCCGACCGCGCATTCACCCTCCGGCTCCGTGATCGTGAACGCAAGCTGATCAAGAAGATCCAAAAGGCCATTGATCGCATCGATGATGGCGAGTTCGGCCTCTGCCAGGAGTGCGGCGACGAGATTTCGATCCCGCGCCTGAAGGCCCGGCCCATGACCACGCTCTGCATCAACTGCAAGAGCAAACAGGAAGAGGACGAGGCCGTTCGCGGCGACTAGCCGCAGGTCCTCACCCCTCCGCGCTCCAGCCATGGAAGCCAATTTTTTTCGCTTCCTGACCGCTGAGCTTGCGCTTGAGCTGACCGGTCGACGCATCGACAAGGTGTTCGCTCCCGCGCCCGGTATCTGGACACTCAAAATCCAGAACACCGGCGAACCGCTCCACCTGCTATTCCGGCCCGCCAAAACGGCGGGCCTTTTATTTCTGTCCGCCACCAAACCCGCCAACCCGCCGGACGCGCCGGCCATGGCCATGTGGTTCCGCAAACGTCTCAGGAACCGCAAGATCATCAATACCCTCGCCCACTGGCCGAGCCTGCGCCTGGCCCTTGAGCTCACGCCCCGGGCGGAGCCGGACGCCGGGAACTGGCTCATTCTCGACTGCCGCACCGGCATGGAGCTGACGGACGATCTCCCGGACGATTTCACCGTTCAGCCGGAATGGCCCGCCCTGGAAGACGTGTTGAACGACCCTGACATCTGGCGCGACTACCCGCACATCTCGCCGCCCCTGCGCCAGGCGCTCAAGGCCCTGCCCGAGGACGAGGCCCACCAGCTCTATTTCACCATCGCCACGGGAGCGGCATCCGAATTCCACCTGGCCCAATCGCGGGCAGGCTGGTCACCGCCCATGGCCTGGACCTCGGGAAGGGACGGGGAAGAGCGCTTCGATTCCGCCCTGGCCGCAGCAAACGCCTACGGCGAGCGCACCCTATTCTCCCTGCTGGAGATGGAAGAGGACAAGCCGCAGAAGACGCTTTTGAAGAGGGCCAGGAAAAAGGTGAACCGCAACCTGAAAAGGCTGGACGAAGAAGAGGCTCGATTGAAAGCGCTGGCCGCCGAACAGGCCATGGCCGAGGCGCTCCAGGCCGAGCTGTACCGCTTCAAGGATGCCGAAGGGCTTGAAGAGATCACGGTCACCCACCCGGTGCATGGAAAAATGCTTGTCCCGCTCAACCCCCATCTCTCGCCCATCGAGAACATGGAGAAGTATTTCAAGCTCGCCGCAAAGGCCCAGCGCGGCTTCCCCCACATCAAGCGCAGGCGCAGGGAGCTGCTGCGCGAACTCGCGCAGATCGAGGACGGCAGCTACGAATTCCACCCGTCTCAGGTCCAGCACGACATCCCGCTTCCGGACGGTCCCCCGGCGCTGCCCAAGCGGTATCACGGCCTTGCCGTATCCCTGTTCAAGTCCAGCGACGGCTTGACCATCATCCGGGGCAAGAACAAGAAGGCCAACCACGACATCCTGAGCAAAGCGGCCAGCCCGTTCGACTACTGGTTCCATGTGGCCGACGGACCCAGCTCGCACATCATCCTCAAGCGCGACCATCCGGGCCAGGAAGTACCGGAGACCACGCTCACGGAGGCGGCCATCCTGTGCGGCCTGAAGAGCTACCGCAGCGAGGACGGCAAGGCGGACGTCATGTACGCCCTGGTCAAGGACGTGCGCAAGGTCAAGGGCTTCAACATCGGCCAGGTGGCCGTGGACAGAAAACTGGGCACCCTGCGCGTGGAACTGGACCCGGACCTGGAAACGAAACTGACCTGACATTATAATCCACACCTCCCTCCCTGCGGTGCACTATGTGACCATGAAGACCTCTCCCCCACCCGGAGAAGGTCCTGCCGCAGCAACAGCAACCGTCCAGGGAGGACAGATATGCAGACCGTCCAGTTCGAGAAATGGGACACCTACCTCGTATACGAACACGAACTCATCGAACGCGCCATGGCCGTGCTCGAGCGCAACCTCGGCAAGGTGGAAGCGGGAACCCACGACGCGACACAACTTACCAGGGCGCTGGATTTCCTCCTCGAATTCGGCGACAAGGTCCATAACAAGAAGGAGGAGGACCACCTCTTCCCGCTCATGCACAGGCGCGGCGTCCCCGTTGAGGGTGGCCCGCTCGGCGTCATGCTCATGGAGCATGAAGCGGAACGGGAACTCTTGGCTCGCATGATCCTCACCGTCCCCGGACTGGCTGACCTGCCGCCGGACAGGCGGATACAGTTCCAGCAGGAGGGCATGGAATACCTCAAGATCAGGGCTGAACACATCTGGAAGGAAAACGACGTCCTCTACGCCATGGGCCGTCAGATCATCTCCCCGGACGAGGCACAGGAGCTCCTGGACAGCTTCAACGCCATCGACACGGCCGCCTACGGTCCATCGGCCAAGGAAAACTACCTGTCCATGGTCGAAGAGATGGAAAGCTCGAGCAAGGTCCGCACAAGACTGGTGGAGAACCTGTCCCCGGACCAGCTCCACGCCATCCTTGAGACCCTGCCCTTTGAGCTCACCTTCGTGGACGCCGAGGACTCGGTGGCCTACTTCAACAAACTCGATAAGCCCAAGGTTTTTGCCCGTACGCGCTCGGTGGTGGGCCGGAAGGTCCAGAAATGCCACCCGCACAAGTCCGTGGACACCGTCCAGAAGATCGTGGACGCGTTCAGGGACAAGACCCGGGACAAGGCG belongs to Pseudodesulfovibrio portus and includes:
- a CDS encoding PAS domain-containing protein; translated protein: MQTVQFEKWDTYLVYEHELIERAMAVLERNLGKVEAGTHDATQLTRALDFLLEFGDKVHNKKEEDHLFPLMHRRGVPVEGGPLGVMLMEHEAERELLARMILTVPGLADLPPDRRIQFQQEGMEYLKIRAEHIWKENDVLYAMGRQIISPDEAQELLDSFNAIDTAAYGPSAKENYLSMVEEMESSSKVRTRLVENLSPDQLHAILETLPFELTFVDAEDSVAYFNKLDKPKVFARTRSVVGRKVQKCHPHKSVDTVQKIVDAFRDKTRDKAEFWINMGDETIMIRYFPVYDDEGTYLGVCEVTQEVGWIRRLEGERRLLDW
- a CDS encoding NFACT RNA binding domain-containing protein, with the protein product MEANFFRFLTAELALELTGRRIDKVFAPAPGIWTLKIQNTGEPLHLLFRPAKTAGLLFLSATKPANPPDAPAMAMWFRKRLRNRKIINTLAHWPSLRLALELTPRAEPDAGNWLILDCRTGMELTDDLPDDFTVQPEWPALEDVLNDPDIWRDYPHISPPLRQALKALPEDEAHQLYFTIATGAASEFHLAQSRAGWSPPMAWTSGRDGEERFDSALAAANAYGERTLFSLLEMEEDKPQKTLLKRARKKVNRNLKRLDEEEARLKALAAEQAMAEALQAELYRFKDAEGLEEITVTHPVHGKMLVPLNPHLSPIENMEKYFKLAAKAQRGFPHIKRRRRELLRELAQIEDGSYEFHPSQVQHDIPLPDGPPALPKRYHGLAVSLFKSSDGLTIIRGKNKKANHDILSKAASPFDYWFHVADGPSSHIILKRDHPGQEVPETTLTEAAILCGLKSYRSEDGKADVMYALVKDVRKVKGFNIGQVAVDRKLGTLRVELDPDLETKLT
- the dksA gene encoding RNA polymerase-binding protein DksA, which codes for MDAKDLQFFKQTLNGMLDDILKKSEATIEDMTESGEVYADPADRATAESDRAFTLRLRDRERKLIKKIQKAIDRIDDGEFGLCQECGDEISIPRLKARPMTTLCINCKSKQEEDEAVRGD